A genomic region of Pseudomonas migulae contains the following coding sequences:
- the folK gene encoding 2-amino-4-hydroxy-6-hydroxymethyldihydropteridine diphosphokinase, whose translation MSLTQVYLGLGSNIERETHLQAGLEALAGFLVDIRCSAVFESQPVGIKSGPFFNFVVSAYTDLPLMELDRRLKFIEADNGRYAPDRKGLPLDIDVLLFGDLVGNFDGLILPRAEILKNAFVLWPLSLIAPDRVHPGVGKSFATLWAEAQIDQVLAPVAFEWRGVQLTSSNLL comes from the coding sequence ATGTCGCTGACTCAGGTGTATCTCGGGCTCGGTAGCAATATCGAGCGCGAAACCCATTTGCAGGCTGGCCTGGAAGCCCTGGCGGGTTTTTTGGTGGATATACGCTGCTCGGCGGTGTTCGAAAGCCAGCCTGTGGGAATCAAGAGCGGGCCGTTTTTCAATTTCGTGGTGTCGGCTTACACCGATCTGCCGCTGATGGAGCTGGACCGCCGGTTGAAATTCATTGAGGCGGACAATGGCCGCTATGCGCCGGACCGCAAGGGTTTGCCGCTGGATATCGACGTTTTGCTGTTCGGCGACCTTGTGGGCAACTTCGATGGCCTGATTCTGCCAAGGGCTGAAATTCTCAAAAATGCCTTTGTGTTGTGGCCGTTGTCGCTGATTGCGCCGGATCGTGTGCATCCGGGTGTGGGCAAAAGCTTTGCGACGTTGTGGGCCGAAGCGCAGATTGATCAGGTGTTGGCGCCGGTGGCGTTTGAGTGGCGAGGCGTGCAGCTGACCTCTTCGAATTTGTTGTGA
- a CDS encoding SpoVR family protein has protein sequence MTAKEQKRQPISTGSEWTFELIQAYDREISRIAARYALDTYPNQIEVITAEQMMDAYASVGMPLGYHHWSYGKHFLSTEKSYSRGQMGLAYEIVINSDPCIAYLMEENTICMQALVVAHACYGHNSFFKGNYLFRTWTDASSIIDYLVFAKQYIMQCEERHGIDAVEDLLDSCHALMNYGVDRYKRPYPISAEEERRRQKDREEHLQKQINDLWRTIPKGADKYSDKDNARFPAEPQENILYFIEKHAPLLEPWQREIVRIVRKIAQYFYPQRQTQVMNEGWATFWHYTLMNDLYDEGLVTDGFMMEFLTSHTSVVFQPGFDSPYYNGINPYTLGFAMYRDIRRMCEHPTEEDYRWFPEIAGTDWLSSIKFAMSSFKDESFILQYLSPQVIRDLKLFSILDDDQKDDLLVPAIHDEDGYRTIRETLAAQYNLGNREPNIQIYSIDRRGDRSLTLRHQQHDRKPLGESTEEVLKHLHRLWGFDIHLETLQGDQVMKTHHVPPRSEHSEGDYGRLDLAVIHL, from the coding sequence ATGACCGCCAAAGAGCAGAAGCGCCAACCCATTTCCACCGGCTCCGAATGGACGTTCGAGCTGATCCAGGCCTACGACCGCGAAATCAGCCGTATCGCGGCTCGCTATGCACTCGATACCTACCCCAACCAGATCGAAGTGATCACGGCCGAGCAGATGATGGACGCCTATGCCTCCGTCGGCATGCCGCTGGGGTATCACCATTGGTCCTACGGCAAACACTTCCTCAGTACCGAAAAATCCTACTCTCGCGGTCAGATGGGGCTGGCCTACGAGATCGTGATCAATTCAGACCCGTGCATTGCCTATCTGATGGAAGAAAACACCATCTGCATGCAGGCCCTCGTGGTGGCCCACGCCTGCTACGGGCACAACAGCTTCTTCAAAGGCAATTACCTGTTCCGCACCTGGACCGACGCGAGCTCGATCATCGATTATCTGGTGTTCGCCAAGCAGTACATCATGCAGTGCGAAGAGCGCCACGGCATCGATGCGGTCGAGGACCTGCTGGACTCCTGCCATGCACTGATGAACTACGGGGTTGACCGCTACAAACGCCCTTACCCGATTTCCGCTGAAGAGGAACGTCGTCGGCAAAAGGATCGGGAAGAGCATTTGCAGAAGCAGATCAACGATCTGTGGCGCACCATTCCAAAAGGCGCGGACAAGTACAGCGACAAGGACAACGCTCGTTTCCCCGCCGAACCCCAGGAAAACATCCTGTACTTCATCGAAAAACATGCGCCGCTGCTGGAACCGTGGCAGCGCGAGATCGTGCGCATCGTGCGCAAAATCGCGCAGTACTTTTACCCACAACGCCAGACTCAGGTGATGAACGAAGGCTGGGCGACGTTCTGGCATTACACCCTGATGAACGACCTGTACGACGAAGGGCTGGTCACCGACGGTTTCATGATGGAGTTCCTGACGTCCCACACCAGCGTGGTCTTTCAGCCGGGTTTCGACAGCCCGTACTACAACGGAATCAATCCCTACACCTTGGGGTTTGCCATGTACCGGGACATCCGGCGCATGTGTGAACATCCTACCGAAGAGGACTACCGCTGGTTCCCTGAGATTGCCGGTACCGACTGGCTGTCGAGCATCAAGTTCGCCATGAGCAGTTTCAAGGATGAAAGCTTCATCCTGCAGTACCTGTCACCCCAGGTGATCCGTGACCTGAAGCTGTTCAGCATTCTTGATGACGATCAGAAGGACGATCTGCTGGTGCCGGCCATTCATGACGAAGATGGCTACCGCACCATTCGTGAAACCCTTGCTGCGCAGTACAACCTGGGCAATCGCGAACCCAACATCCAGATCTACAGCATCGACCGCCGTGGCGACCGATCGCTGACCCTTCGTCACCAGCAACACGACCGCAAACCGCTGGGCGAGTCTACCGAGGAAGTGCTCAAGCACTTGCACCGACTCTGGGGCTTCGACATTCACCTGGAAACCCTGCAAGGGGATCAGGTGATGAAAACCCATCATGTTCCGCCCAGAAGCGAGCACAGCGAAGGCGATTACGGCCGGTTGGACCTGGCCGTTATCCATCTTTGA
- a CDS encoding multifunctional CCA addition/repair protein, whose protein sequence is MQIYKVGGAVRDRLLGKPVTDIDWVVVGATTEEMLAKGFRPVGADFPVFLHPKSGEEYALARTERKSGRGYGGFTFHASPEVTLEEDLIRRDLTINAMAEDDQQNLTDPYHGQRDLESRILRHVSPAFAEDPLRVLRVARFAARYAELGFTVAPETLDLMRQLSESGELEALTAERSWKEISRALMEDQPQVFIQVLRDCTALKVLMPEVDALFGVPQPEAHHPEIDTGVHTLSVLEQAALHKQPLTVRWACLLHDLGKGLTPEEEWPRHIAHEHKGLKLIKAVNERFKAPKDCQELALLVGQYHTHGHRALELKPSTLLELLQSFDVYRRPQRFEEFIAACEMDARGRKGLEQRSYPQADYLRGAATAARSVAVQPLLEKGFTGPELGEAIKRERLKALKAYKEAASA, encoded by the coding sequence ATGCAGATCTATAAAGTCGGCGGCGCGGTTCGTGATCGGCTGCTGGGCAAACCTGTCACTGATATCGACTGGGTCGTGGTCGGGGCCACCACTGAAGAAATGCTCGCCAAGGGCTTTCGCCCGGTAGGGGCTGACTTCCCGGTGTTTCTTCACCCGAAAAGCGGTGAGGAATACGCCCTCGCCCGGACCGAACGCAAAAGCGGACGCGGCTATGGCGGCTTCACCTTTCACGCCAGCCCCGAAGTGACGCTCGAAGAAGACCTGATCCGTCGTGACCTGACGATCAACGCGATGGCCGAAGACGATCAACAGAATCTAACTGACCCTTACCATGGGCAGCGCGATCTCGAATCTCGCATTCTCCGTCACGTTTCCCCCGCCTTCGCCGAAGATCCGCTCCGTGTGCTGCGTGTTGCGCGCTTTGCTGCTCGTTATGCGGAACTGGGTTTCACCGTCGCACCTGAAACGCTGGACTTGATGCGCCAACTCAGCGAGTCGGGTGAACTGGAAGCATTGACCGCCGAACGCAGCTGGAAGGAAATTTCCCGCGCACTGATGGAAGATCAGCCACAAGTGTTCATCCAGGTGCTGCGCGACTGCACAGCGCTGAAGGTGTTGATGCCGGAAGTCGACGCACTGTTTGGAGTCCCCCAGCCGGAAGCCCACCATCCGGAAATCGACACGGGCGTGCACACCTTGAGCGTGCTCGAACAGGCCGCACTGCACAAACAACCGCTGACTGTGCGCTGGGCTTGCCTGCTGCATGACCTGGGCAAAGGACTGACGCCGGAAGAAGAATGGCCCCGGCACATTGCTCATGAGCACAAAGGCCTGAAGCTGATCAAAGCGGTCAATGAACGCTTCAAGGCGCCGAAGGACTGCCAGGAATTGGCGCTGTTGGTGGGCCAGTATCACACCCACGGCCATCGCGCCCTGGAGCTGAAGCCTTCAACGTTGCTAGAGTTGCTGCAGAGCTTTGACGTGTACCGTCGGCCGCAGCGGTTCGAAGAGTTTATTGCCGCGTGCGAAATGGACGCGCGTGGGCGCAAAGGGTTGGAACAAAGAAGTTATCCACAAGCGGACTATTTGCGCGGGGCGGCGACTGCGGCGCGGAGCGTGGCGGTTCAGCCGTTGCTGGAGAAGGGATTCACGGGGCCGGAGTTGGGTGAGGCGATCAAGCGGGAACGGCTCAAGGCGTTGAAGGCCTACAAGGAAGCGGCGTCTGCCTGA